From one Bacillus sp. (in: firmicutes) genomic stretch:
- the ndk gene encoding nucleoside-diphosphate kinase codes for MEKTFLMVKPDGVQRGLIGEIVSRLEKKGFQLVGAKFMQVSKELAEQHYAEHKERPFFGELVDFITSGPVFAMVWQGENVIATARQMMGSTNPKDAQPGTIRGDFGLTVGKNVIHGSDSPESAEREIGLFFKEEELVSYNKLMNQWIY; via the coding sequence ATGGAAAAAACATTTTTAATGGTTAAACCTGATGGGGTTCAACGAGGGTTAATTGGAGAAATCGTTTCTCGTTTGGAGAAAAAAGGTTTCCAACTAGTAGGCGCAAAATTTATGCAAGTTTCAAAAGAGCTTGCGGAACAACATTATGCTGAACATAAAGAGCGTCCATTTTTCGGAGAATTAGTGGATTTCATTACATCTGGCCCTGTGTTTGCCATGGTATGGCAAGGTGAGAATGTCATTGCAACAGCTCGTCAAATGATGGGGTCAACAAATCCAAAAGATGCACAACCAGGTACCATTCGTGGTGACTTTGGTTTAACAGTTGGTAAAAACGTTATTCATGGATCTGATTCTCCAGAAAGTGCTGAGCGTGAAATCGGCTTGTTCTTTAAAGAAGAAGAACTTGTTTCTTATAACAAGTTAATGAACCAATGGATTTACTAA
- the hepT gene encoding heptaprenyl diphosphate synthase component II has translation MKLQMMYTFLKPDIDRIEQELEVAIQADSPLLSEASLHLLQAGGKRIRPVFVLLAGKFGNYDIEVIKDVAVALELIHMASLVHDDVIDDAALRRGKPTIKSKWDNRIAMYTGDYIFARSLERMTNIPYPLAHQILAHTIVEVCVGEIEQIKDKYRFNQSVRDYLRRIKRKTALLIAVSCQLGAIAAGCTEEIHKKMYWFGYYVGMAFQITDDILDIVGTEQQLGKPAGSDLLQGNITLPVLYAMESPLLRQQIEKVHEKTSKEEIGAIIERIKTSGAIDRSYDVSRMYLNKALNILDQLPANRAKQSFQKIVNYIGKRKY, from the coding sequence ATGAAATTACAAATGATGTATACTTTTTTAAAACCGGATATTGATCGCATAGAGCAAGAATTAGAAGTCGCCATTCAGGCCGACTCCCCACTCCTTTCCGAGGCTTCCTTACATTTATTACAAGCTGGCGGCAAAAGAATACGCCCCGTTTTTGTCTTGTTAGCAGGAAAGTTTGGAAATTATGACATTGAAGTGATAAAGGATGTCGCCGTGGCCCTTGAGTTGATTCATATGGCATCACTTGTACATGACGATGTTATTGATGATGCAGCCCTCCGTCGTGGGAAGCCGACCATTAAATCAAAGTGGGATAACCGAATTGCGATGTATACAGGGGACTATATTTTCGCCCGATCATTAGAGCGGATGACGAATATCCCTTATCCGCTTGCCCATCAAATTTTGGCTCATACGATTGTCGAAGTTTGTGTAGGCGAAATTGAACAAATCAAAGATAAATACCGATTTAATCAATCAGTACGCGATTATTTACGTCGCATTAAACGAAAGACAGCTCTTTTAATCGCTGTTAGTTGTCAATTAGGAGCCATCGCTGCAGGATGTACCGAAGAGATACATAAAAAAATGTATTGGTTCGGCTATTATGTAGGCATGGCGTTTCAAATTACGGATGACATTTTAGACATTGTCGGCACTGAACAACAATTAGGAAAACCAGCCGGCAGTGATCTATTGCAAGGTAATATTACGTTACCCGTCTTATATGCAATGGAGTCCCCTTTATTACGACAACAAATTGAAAAGGTGCATGAGAAAACATCTAAAGAAGAAATAGGTGCCATCATTGAGCGTATTAAAACTTCAGGGGCGATTGACCGTTCGTATGATGTAAGTCGCATGTATTTAAATAAGGCGCTAAACATTCTTGATCAGTTGCCAGCCAATCGGGCAAAACAAAGTTTTCAAAAAATCGTAAATTATATTGGCAAAAGAAAATATTAA
- a CDS encoding demethylmenaquinone methyltransferase gives MQQSKEERVHHVFEKIYKQYDWMNSVISFKQHLRWRKDTMKRMNVQKGAIVLDLCCGTADWTIALAHAVGPEGKVFGLDFSQNMLKIGKEKVAHKQLTNVELIHGNAMEIPFEDHTFDYVTIGFGLRNVPDYLHVLKEMYRVLKPGGLAVCLETSQPTMIGYRQLYYLYFRYIMPVFGKIFAKSYKEYSWLQESARDFPGMKELAQLFEQAGFSNVTYKPYTGGVAAVHFGMKKEDGSR, from the coding sequence ATGCAACAATCCAAAGAAGAACGTGTTCATCATGTGTTTGAAAAAATTTATAAACAATATGATTGGATGAATTCCGTTATTAGCTTTAAACAACATTTGCGTTGGCGAAAAGACACGATGAAGCGGATGAATGTTCAAAAGGGCGCTATAGTGTTGGATTTATGTTGTGGAACAGCTGACTGGACGATTGCCCTAGCCCATGCTGTTGGACCTGAAGGGAAAGTTTTCGGATTAGATTTTAGTCAAAATATGTTGAAAATCGGAAAAGAGAAAGTAGCTCATAAACAATTAACGAACGTGGAACTCATTCACGGAAATGCGATGGAAATTCCATTTGAAGATCATACGTTTGATTATGTGACCATTGGATTTGGGTTGCGTAATGTTCCTGATTATTTACATGTATTAAAAGAAATGTATCGCGTATTAAAACCTGGTGGACTTGCGGTTTGTTTAGAAACTTCACAACCGACAATGATTGGTTACCGGCAATTGTATTATTTATATTTTCGATATATCATGCCAGTTTTCGGAAAAATTTTCGCCAAAAGCTATAAAGAATATTCTTGGCTACAAGAATCAGCACGTGATTTTCCGGGGATGAAGGAATTAGCACAATTATTCGAACAAGCAGGTTTTAGTAACGTCACATACAAACCGTATACTGGCGGAGTGGCTGCTGTCCACTTCGGGATGAAAAAAGAAGATGGAAGTCGTTAA